One window of the Allorhizobium ampelinum S4 genome contains the following:
- a CDS encoding glycosyltransferase family 2 protein: MTDKPTLSICVPSRNRQIYFQKTIAGLLRNTRTDVEFIFTDNSDDPTVMNDFMANLATDKRIVYLPTTDRVLSMMDNWERTIHASRGEWVVFIGDDDFIEPDVAGLILRIVEINPAMEALTWGILNYSWPVEGEAVCTVVVPFDRSVMRVPRAEPMRRMFGWHESTSVPTSGFSIYHSAIRRRLLDRIYAKYHHRYFEHPVVDYDIAMKVICEAQDFVVCQRPFSMLGACPQSNSFSIGRLEDTKMRAKIFMDEFGKNFEEDPTLRDFPFSSFLGCTATIGVTQQWFRKTYNVNYTGWEKGYAIACALNTETYRDREAFDIIRAGYETAFRNWQGGRFLSHYQPVWRGDIPVTPMSGATSAGVMVLADIAGATSPAELWDVVSAMIVAPDDILVRPTGLRLQSEEEFATNELMRLEGNMRVGSSEKAVPGKPVAMRNDRHTRGRRR, from the coding sequence ATGACCGACAAGCCAACCCTTTCGATTTGCGTGCCTTCGCGCAACCGGCAAATCTATTTCCAAAAGACCATTGCGGGACTGTTGCGCAACACGCGTACCGATGTCGAGTTCATTTTTACCGACAATTCCGACGATCCCACCGTGATGAACGATTTCATGGCGAACCTCGCGACGGATAAGCGTATTGTCTATCTTCCTACAACCGATCGTGTCCTGTCGATGATGGACAATTGGGAGCGGACGATTCATGCCAGCCGAGGCGAGTGGGTGGTGTTCATCGGCGACGACGATTTCATCGAGCCTGACGTCGCCGGACTGATCCTGCGGATTGTCGAGATTAATCCGGCTATGGAGGCATTAACCTGGGGGATTTTGAATTATTCCTGGCCGGTTGAAGGAGAAGCGGTCTGTACCGTGGTTGTGCCGTTTGATCGAAGCGTCATGCGTGTACCCAGGGCGGAACCGATGCGCCGGATGTTTGGCTGGCACGAGTCGACATCCGTTCCAACGTCGGGCTTTTCCATTTACCATTCCGCTATCAGGCGAAGGCTGCTGGATCGGATCTATGCCAAATATCATCACCGTTACTTTGAGCATCCCGTTGTTGACTACGATATTGCGATGAAAGTGATCTGCGAAGCGCAGGACTTCGTGGTGTGCCAACGGCCATTCTCAATGCTCGGAGCCTGCCCCCAGAGCAATTCTTTTTCCATCGGTCGCTTGGAAGACACCAAGATGCGGGCCAAAATTTTCATGGACGAATTCGGCAAGAATTTTGAAGAAGACCCGACGCTGCGGGATTTCCCATTCAGCTCCTTTCTGGGCTGTACGGCGACCATTGGCGTCACCCAGCAATGGTTCCGGAAGACTTATAATGTCAACTATACGGGGTGGGAAAAGGGCTATGCAATCGCCTGCGCACTCAATACCGAAACCTATCGAGACAGGGAGGCCTTTGACATCATTCGCGCAGGTTACGAGACGGCCTTCCGCAATTGGCAGGGGGGAAGGTTTCTGTCACATTACCAACCGGTGTGGCGCGGCGACATACCCGTGACGCCCATGAGCGGTGCGACCTCTGCCGGGGTGATGGTGCTTGCCGATATCGCTGGGGCAACGTCCCCTGCCGAGCTTTGGGATGTCGTTTCGGCGATGATTGTGGCTCCCGACGATATTCTCGTCCGTCCGACAGGCTTGCGTCTGCAGAGCGAAGAGGAGTTTGCCACGAATGAACTTATGCGGCTCGAAGGAAATATGCGTGTTGGCAGTTCTGAAAAGGCAGTTCCCGGCAAGCCGGTCGCCATGCGCAATGACCGACATACCAGAGGCCGGCGGCGCTGA
- a CDS encoding class I SAM-dependent methyltransferase, with protein MNCRHCGSLRMRPFLDLGTAPPSNSYVKAEDLAKPELWYPLVIRVCEDCLLVQTEDFAARETFFSHDYAYFSSFSSSWLAHAKSYVEVMSKRFGLNDGAKVVEVAANDGYLLQYVRERGIACLGVEPTASTARAARDKGIDIVEEFFGVALAKKLVADGWAADLTAANNVLAHVPDINDFVAGFAQLLKPEGVATFEFPHLMNMIAERQFDTAYHEHYSYLSLLAVDRIFAANGLMVFDVETTPWHGGSLRVLACRADSKAHVRTPAVAAMLARESAAGLDAVTGYDGFQTEAEAVRDDFLSFLIDCNRKGLSVAAYGAAAKGNTLLNFAGLKAGQIAFVVDKNPAKQGMFLPGSRVPIVSEEVLKTRKPDRLVILPWNLTAEIKQQLSYIADWGGKFVTAVPNLTVHP; from the coding sequence ATGAATTGCCGCCATTGCGGATCGCTTCGAATGCGACCCTTTCTCGATCTTGGCACCGCGCCGCCCTCCAATTCCTATGTGAAGGCCGAGGATTTGGCAAAGCCGGAGCTTTGGTATCCGCTGGTCATCCGGGTCTGCGAGGACTGCCTTTTGGTGCAGACCGAGGATTTCGCCGCCCGCGAAACCTTCTTCTCCCATGATTATGCTTATTTTTCCTCGTTTTCCTCGTCCTGGCTGGCGCATGCCAAATCCTATGTCGAGGTTATGAGCAAACGGTTCGGGCTTAACGACGGCGCGAAGGTCGTGGAAGTGGCCGCCAATGACGGCTACCTGCTGCAATATGTGCGTGAGCGCGGCATCGCCTGCCTGGGTGTCGAACCGACGGCCAGCACGGCCCGCGCCGCGCGCGACAAGGGTATTGATATCGTTGAAGAGTTTTTCGGCGTGGCGCTGGCGAAAAAGCTGGTGGCCGACGGCTGGGCCGCCGATCTGACCGCCGCCAACAATGTGCTGGCGCATGTGCCTGACATCAACGATTTCGTCGCAGGCTTTGCCCAATTGCTGAAACCGGAGGGCGTTGCCACCTTCGAATTTCCGCATCTGATGAACATGATCGCCGAGCGCCAGTTCGATACGGCCTATCACGAGCATTATTCCTATCTGTCGCTGCTGGCCGTCGATCGGATTTTCGCCGCTAACGGCCTGATGGTGTTCGATGTGGAAACCACGCCCTGGCATGGCGGTAGCCTGCGGGTGCTGGCCTGCCGGGCCGACAGCAAGGCGCATGTCCGCACACCGGCTGTTGCGGCGATGCTGGCGCGTGAAAGTGCGGCCGGTCTTGATGCCGTGACCGGCTATGACGGTTTCCAGACTGAGGCCGAAGCCGTGCGCGACGATTTCCTGTCCTTCCTGATCGACTGCAATCGGAAAGGCCTGTCTGTTGCCGCCTACGGTGCAGCGGCCAAGGGCAATACGCTGTTGAACTTCGCCGGCCTCAAAGCCGGTCAGATTGCTTTCGTCGTCGACAAGAACCCGGCCAAGCAAGGCATGTTCCTTCCCGGAAGCCGCGTGCCGATTGTTTCGGAAGAGGTTCTGAAAACCCGTAAACCTGACAGACTGGTGATCCTCCCATGGAATCTGACGGCAGAAATCAAACAACAGCTTTCCTATATCGCCGATTGGGGTGGGAAATTCGTGACCGCGGTGCCGAACCTGACAGTCCATCCATAA
- a CDS encoding dTDP-4-dehydrorhamnose 3,5-epimerase family protein, protein MSQRFQPEDTAIPGLTLLTRSRFGDERGFLSRLFCGEELAAFGWPGPVLQVNETGTVQKGTVRGLHFQHAPFGEWKLVTCVEGTILDVALDLRKGSSSFLQHVCVELSGDNCRSLLIPPGFAHGFQALSDTVRMIYTHSAPYRAEAEGGLHPQDARIGITWPLPVERLSARDQSHPLIQPDFEGLIA, encoded by the coding sequence ATGAGCCAACGTTTCCAGCCCGAAGACACCGCGATTCCCGGCCTGACGCTGCTGACCCGCAGCCGGTTTGGCGACGAGCGTGGTTTTCTCAGTCGGTTGTTTTGCGGTGAAGAACTTGCAGCTTTTGGCTGGCCGGGGCCGGTCTTGCAGGTCAACGAAACCGGCACGGTGCAAAAAGGCACCGTGCGCGGCCTGCATTTTCAGCACGCCCCTTTTGGCGAGTGGAAACTGGTGACCTGCGTCGAAGGCACAATCCTCGACGTGGCCTTGGATCTGCGCAAGGGCTCGTCGAGCTTTCTCCAGCATGTCTGTGTCGAGCTGTCGGGCGACAATTGCCGCTCGCTGCTGATCCCGCCGGGTTTTGCCCATGGCTTTCAGGCACTGAGCGACACCGTGCGGATGATTTATACCCATTCCGCGCCTTACCGTGCTGAGGCTGAAGGCGGGCTTCACCCGCAGGATGCAAGGATCGGCATCACCTGGCCTTTGCCGGTTGAGCGGCTGTCAGCCCGAGACCAGAGCCATCCGCTGATCCAGCCCGATTTTGAAGGACTGATTGCATGA